The genomic stretch taagTTAATCTAAACAATTTATTTCTTGTGTTGCAGCTAAGAAGATGGGTCCTAAAAGTAACAAAGATGCCGAGTTTGGTTATGGAGCCGATGAAGTTGATTCGGTGAAAGCTTTGCATCCTGGCTTAATATATGACGCTAAAGAAGAGGATTATATTAAGATTTTATGTGGACATGGCTTAACTACAACCGCTCTACGATCAATCACAGGAGATGATAACAATTGCTCAAAAATAACATCTGCACCGGCAAGAGAGATTTGAACTATCCATCATTTGCTTTAAAAGCCTCACATCCTAAACAACATGTTAGTGGGAGATTCCATAGGACTGTCACCAATGTTCGATATATGGAGTATTGAAGAAACATGTTAAGTCAGTTTTTATAATTTAGGATGATGGATATTTTAAAGTCAGAAGTCCAATTATTGTTTTCGACGAACGAGCCGAGAAAGTTGCAACATCTTCGAGTGGAAAATTTGTTATTATCACTGTTGTTATTATTTgtattaattattttatttttactattATTTTTATTAGATA from Lathyrus oleraceus cultivar Zhongwan6 chromosome 7, CAAS_Psat_ZW6_1.0, whole genome shotgun sequence encodes the following:
- the LOC127106691 gene encoding cucumisin; the encoded protein is MKRLILYIRAILETRKHLYCFTTKVCFNKLQKAKKMGPKSNKDAEFGYGADEVDSVKALHPGLIYDAKEEDYIKILCGHGLTTTALRSITGDDNNCSKITSAPAREI